In the genome of Microbacterium paraoxydans, the window GTGTTCGCGATGCTGTCCGCGCTCACGCTCCTGCCCTCGCTGCTGCTGCTGTTCGGGCGCGCGGTCTTCTGGCCGCGGCGTCCCCGCTTCGAACCCGCGGTCGTTGCCGAGGAGCACGGCATGCGCACCACCGGCCTCTGGGCACGACTGTCCGGCCTCATCAAGAAGCGCCCGCGCGTGATCTGGATCGCGACCACGCTCGTCCTCCTCGCGGGCGCGGCCGGGGTCACCCAGCTGGACGCTCAGGGGGTGCCGCAGTCCGACCTCGTGCTCGGGGCCTCCGAGGCGCGCGACGGCCAGGTCGCGCTCGGCGAGCACTTCCCCGGCGGCTCGGGGAGCCCGGTCTCCGTGATCGTCGACGAGGACAACCTGCAGGATGCCGCCGACGTGCTCCTCGCGAACGACGGGATCGACGGGGTGACCGTCACCGCGGCCGACTCGCCGAGCGGATCCGCGCCGGTGACGGCAGACGGGATCACAGCCGTCGGCCCTCCCGGGACCCCGGCTCCCGAGCCCACGACGGTCGACGGTCAGGTGCTCCTGCAGGCGACGCTGACGGACGCCGCTGACTCTGCGGCCGCGGCCTCCACCGTGCGCGAGCTGCGGGGAGAGCTCGATGACCTCGGCGCCGTGGTGGGCGGGGTGACGGCCACCTCGATCGATACGAACGACGCGTCCATCCACGACCGCAACCTCATCATCCCGGTGATCCTCGTCGTGATCATGATCATCCTCATGCTGCTGCTGCGCTCGATCCTCGCGCCGGTGCTGCTGATCCTCACGACGGTGCTGTCCTTCGGTACGGCCATGGGGGTCTCGGCACTCGTGTTCAACGGCATCTTCGACTTCCCCGGCGCCGATCCCGCCGTCCCGCTCTACGGCTTCGTGTTCCTCGTCGCCCTGGGCATCGACTACAACATCTTCCTCATGACGCGGGTGCGGGAGGAGTCGAAGCAGCACGGGACGAGGGAGGGCATCCTGCGCGGGCTCTCGATCACCGGAGGCGTCATCACCTCCGCGGGCCTGGTGCTGGCGGCGACCTTCGCGGCGCTGTCGGTGATCCCGATCCTCTTCCTCGTGCAGCTCGCGTTCATCGTCGCGTTCGGAGTGCTGCTGGACACCTTCGTGGTGCGCTCGCTGCTCGTGCCGGCGCTCGCGTACGACATCGGCAAGGCCATCTGGTGGCCGTCGAAGCTCTGGCGGCGCGGACGCCCCTGACGCGTGCGGAAGCGGGAGTGCCCTCGACAGGATTCGAACCTGCGACCTGCCCTTTAGGAGAGGGCTGCTCTATCCTGCTGAGCTACGAGGGCGCGCAACCCAGTCTACGGGACCAGGGTTGCGCGCCCTCGCGCCGTCCGTCACGCGGCGAGGGCGAGGTAGGGTTCCCACCGAGGATCGCTGCGCTCCACCCCGCGTACCGTCCATGCCGTTCCGTGCGGCGGTCGCGGCGTGAACCGCAGCTGCCACCGCATCTCCTGCGGGGTGCGGTTGCTCTTGAGGTTGTTGCAGCGCAGGCAGCACGCGACGAGGTTCTCCCAGGAGTCCGCGCCGCCACGCGACCGTGGCAGGACGTGGTCGATGGTCGCAGCGGCCTTGCCGCAGTATCCGCAGCGATGCCCGTCACGCCGCAGCACGCCACGTCGCG includes:
- a CDS encoding MMPL family transporter translates to MSRPAPAPTPPTRERTRRHSWLRVFLPVALILVWLAGASFGGPLFGKVDEVSSNDQTTYLPESADATTVQQLLGEFTDSDAIPAIAVFTSEEELTPSELEAISDAVADAPDVEGVADDVSPALPSEDGRAVQAFIPIDGDAELSDATTALGDELRAAVPDGITVYITGPAGFTADLAAGFAGIDGFLLGVALLAVLVILVLVYRSFLLPLVVLSTSLFALCVALLVVWWLAKWEILLLSGQTQGILFILVIGAATDYALLFVARFREELRVSQDKGVALLAAWKGSVEPIVASGGTVIAGLLCLLLSDLKSNSTLGPVAAIGIVFAMLSALTLLPSLLLLFGRAVFWPRRPRFEPAVVAEEHGMRTTGLWARLSGLIKKRPRVIWIATTLVLLAGAAGVTQLDAQGVPQSDLVLGASEARDGQVALGEHFPGGSGSPVSVIVDEDNLQDAADVLLANDGIDGVTVTAADSPSGSAPVTADGITAVGPPGTPAPEPTTVDGQVLLQATLTDAADSAAAASTVRELRGELDDLGAVVGGVTATSIDTNDASIHDRNLIIPVILVVIMIILMLLLRSILAPVLLILTTVLSFGTAMGVSALVFNGIFDFPGADPAVPLYGFVFLVALGIDYNIFLMTRVREESKQHGTREGILRGLSITGGVITSAGLVLAATFAALSVIPILFLVQLAFIVAFGVLLDTFVVRSLLVPALAYDIGKAIWWPSKLWRRGRP
- a CDS encoding HNH endonuclease; translated protein: MRTLVLNAGYEPLAIVSFKRALVLVMNDKATVIERVEDDPVWGTHGVYDRPAVIILSRYVRVPLSRRVPVTRRGVLRRDGHRCGYCGKAAATIDHVLPRSRGGADSWENLVACCLRCNNLKSNRTPQEMRWQLRFTPRPPHGTAWTVRGVERSDPRWEPYLALAA